Part of the Paenibacillus guangzhouensis genome is shown below.
ACATGTGGCCTGGCTTCGACGACGAACATCATCGGCATGGTCGATGATCCCAGGTATTTCACCGATCCGCAACATGTGCAAGCGAAGCATCTATGGTTCGGCAGCGGATGGGTGGAATACGCGATTCCGAATCTTTTGCTGAAAAACCAAGAGCTGGAGCGATTGGAGATCTCGCTAGAGATCTGTTCGGAAGCCCCGGGGTATAACGAGCAGTGGCCTTCGGATATTAGTTTCTATGTTAATAGCGTGGAAGTGGGGATGTGGACGTCTCCTGGCGATTTCGGCAGTCAACCGGGAGTCTATACGCCTGAATGGTGGAATCAAGGGACGAAGTACGGACAACGCAAGACGTTGACGGTATCGGATGAAGGGACGTTCATGGACGGCGTTCGGATCTCCGATGTGACGACGCGCATGCTGAACATTGAGGTCAACAAAGGGGTTACGCTGCGCATCGCCTCAC
Proteins encoded:
- a CDS encoding ArsR/SmtB family transcription factor, with the protein product MRSIDVNRDNMLFLECLSSSTRISMIELLNNGPMNIKELAAELNVSSAIITKHVQKLEQAGIISCTSTVGKRGMQKLCALQLDAVQLQFRHGKSQPLQNRHAFSIPVGQYNAFDVKPTCGLASTTNIIGMVDDPRYFTDPQHVQAKHLWFGSGWVEYAIPNLLLKNQELERLEISLEICSEAPGYNEQWPSDISFYVNSVEVGMWTSPGDFGSQPGVYTPEWWNQGTKYGQRKTLTVSDEGTFMDGVRISDVTTRMLNIEVNKGVTLRIASLDTAVNCGGVALFGRGFGNYDQEIEVSMYY